From the genome of Eublepharis macularius isolate TG4126 chromosome 12, MPM_Emac_v1.0, whole genome shotgun sequence, one region includes:
- the LOC129340126 gene encoding serine protease 27-like, with protein MRNTLFSFLYFSVLPLIQGDFENGTEGVCGQVVAKNRIVGGEDASRGAWPWQVSLQYNGQHACGATLINSEWVLTAAHCFPRNLILDNFRANLGNYQLLNSDSNAVWLRISQVIVHKNYAGDGTSGDIALARLEHPIRFTQSILPACLPDASVQFQEGTLCWVTGWGSPQYGATLGAPKTLQQLQLPLIDTLACDAMYHIGTGVSPSEREIQDDMICAGYANGEKDACLGDSGGPLVCQRDGAWFVTGIVSWGDMCAMPNRPGVYTRVGFYQDWLERHLPNVRFGLVNITIYPVPSASAAIYKDFHFVLLLMVSCFTRTLLT; from the exons ATGAGAAACACGCTCTTCTCTTTCCTGTACTTCTCTGTGCTTCCCCTGATACAGG GAGATTTCGAAAATGGCACTGAGGGAG TGTGTGGTCAGGTGGTGGCCAAAAACCGCATTGTTGGTGGCGAGGATGCCTCCCGTGGAGCGTGGCCATGGCAAGTCAGTCTCCAGTATAATGGGCAACATGCCTGTGGAGCGACACTCATCAATTCTGAGTGGGTGCTGACGGCGGCCCATTGCTTCCCTCG GAATTTAATACTTGATAACTTTCGAGCAAACCTTGGGAACTATCAGCTCTTGAACTCAGACTCCAATGCTGTGTGGTTGAGAATTTCCCAGGTGATTGTGCACAAAAACTATGCTGGAGATGGGACTAGTGGCGATATAGCTCTCGCCCGGTTGGAACATCCAATCCGCTTCACCCAAAGCATCCTTCCAGCCTGTCTTCCGGATGCCAGTGTCCAGTTCCAAGAGGGCACCTTATGTTGGGTGACAGGATGGGGATCCCCACAATATGGAG CTACCCTCGGGGCGCCTAAAACTCTGCAACAGCTCCAGCTGCCCTTGATAGACACGTTAGCCTGTGATGCCATGTACCACATTGGCACAGGTGTCAGCCCCAGCGAACGAGAGATCCAGGATGACATGATCTGTGCAGGCTATGCCAATGGAGAGAAAGATGCCTGCTTG GGTGACTCTGGAGGCCCTTTGGTTTGCCAAAGAGATGGTGCCTGGTTTGTGACGGGCATCGTGAGCTGGGGTGACATGTGTGCCATGCCCAACCGCCCAGGAGTCTACACCCGAGTTGGTTTCTACCAGGACTGGCTAGAGAGACACCTCCCCAATGTTCGATTTGGCCTAGTGAACATCACCATTTACCCGGTGCCATCAGCCTCTGCTGCCATCTACAAAGATTTCCACTTTGTGCTTCTCCTCATGGTCTCCTGCTTCACCAGGACGCTTCTTACATAG